In Hyphomicrobium denitrificans 1NES1, one DNA window encodes the following:
- a CDS encoding ferredoxin--NADP reductase: MTPFTSEAVLSVKHWTDTLFSFTATRSPSLRFDSGQFVMMGLEIEGRPLTRAYSVVSASYDDYLEFLSIKVPDGALTSRLQHIKEGDRILVGRKPTGTLIIANLKPGRNLYLLGTGTGLAPFMSIIRDPETYERFEKVVLVHGCRIVSELAYGDRIMRELPTDEYIGDAIRSKLIYFPTVTREPFKNRGRITDLMKSPEFFAEINLPTLSNKHDRVMLCGSPSMLSELKTFCTERGFKEGNSGEPGDFVVEKAFVEK; encoded by the coding sequence ATGACACCATTCACAAGCGAAGCAGTCCTTTCGGTCAAGCACTGGACCGACACTCTCTTTAGCTTCACGGCGACACGAAGCCCCAGCCTCCGCTTTGACAGCGGCCAGTTTGTCATGATGGGCCTTGAAATTGAGGGACGGCCGCTGACGCGCGCCTATAGCGTCGTGAGTGCCAGCTACGACGATTACCTGGAATTTCTGAGCATCAAGGTTCCGGACGGCGCGCTGACCTCACGTCTGCAGCACATCAAAGAAGGTGATCGGATTCTCGTCGGGCGGAAGCCGACCGGCACTTTGATCATCGCCAACCTGAAGCCCGGCCGAAACCTCTATCTCCTGGGTACCGGAACCGGCCTCGCACCGTTCATGAGCATCATTCGCGACCCGGAAACCTACGAACGCTTTGAAAAGGTCGTGCTCGTTCACGGCTGCCGGATCGTCTCCGAGCTCGCCTACGGTGACAGGATCATGCGCGAGCTTCCGACGGACGAGTACATTGGAGACGCCATCCGCTCGAAGCTCATTTATTTTCCAACCGTCACGCGCGAACCGTTCAAGAACCGCGGCCGCATTACGGACTTGATGAAATCGCCGGAGTTCTTCGCCGAGATAAACCTTCCCACCCTCTCCAATAAACATGATCGCGTCATGCTTTGCGGCAGCCCCTCGATGCTGAGCGAGCTCAAGACGTTCTGCACCGAGCGGGGCTTCAAGGAAGGTAACTCCGGCGAGCCGGGAGACTTCGTCGTCGAGAAAGCATTCGTCGAGAAGTAA
- a CDS encoding class II glutamine amidotransferase: protein MCGIVGLFLKNQALEPKLGTMVSGMLGTMCERGPDSAGFAVYGTPSKGKSKITIQSAEPDAFKGLTERIKKEVGVSSDLTLKSSHAVLTLPSDKADAVVTWLRANVPNIRIMGMGESIEIYKEVGYPTDVAKRFELVKMSGSHAIGHTRMATESAVTTLGAHPFSTGPDQCLVHNGSLSNHASLRRELAHDGIRFETENDTEVAAAYITWRMKQGLNLADALRGTLDDLDGFFNFVVGTKNGFGVVRDPIACKPAVMAETDDYVAFGSEYRALVDLPDIDKAHVWEPEPATVYFWER from the coding sequence ATGTGCGGAATTGTTGGTCTTTTTCTTAAAAATCAGGCACTTGAACCAAAACTCGGGACCATGGTCTCCGGGATGCTGGGGACGATGTGCGAGCGTGGTCCGGACTCCGCTGGGTTCGCGGTTTACGGCACCCCGAGCAAAGGCAAAAGCAAAATCACAATCCAGTCGGCTGAGCCCGATGCGTTCAAGGGGCTTACCGAGCGGATCAAGAAAGAAGTCGGCGTCTCTTCGGACCTCACTTTGAAGTCCAGCCATGCCGTCCTGACGCTGCCGTCGGACAAGGCGGACGCGGTCGTGACCTGGCTCCGGGCCAACGTCCCGAACATCCGGATCATGGGCATGGGCGAGTCAATCGAGATCTACAAGGAAGTCGGGTATCCGACAGACGTCGCCAAGCGCTTCGAACTCGTGAAGATGTCCGGCAGCCACGCCATCGGCCACACGCGCATGGCGACCGAGTCCGCAGTGACGACCCTCGGCGCGCACCCGTTCTCGACCGGACCCGACCAGTGCCTCGTTCACAATGGGTCGCTTTCCAACCACGCCAGCCTCCGGCGCGAACTCGCGCACGATGGCATCCGCTTCGAGACCGAGAACGACACCGAAGTCGCCGCGGCCTACATCACCTGGCGCATGAAGCAGGGTCTCAATCTCGCGGATGCTCTCCGCGGTACGCTTGATGACCTCGACGGCTTCTTCAATTTCGTTGTCGGCACGAAGAACGGCTTTGGTGTTGTGCGGGATCCTATCGCTTGCAAACCGGCCGTCATGGCCGAAACCGACGACTACGTTGCGTTCGGATCGGAATATCGGGCATTGGTTGATCTTCCCGATATCGACAAGGCGCATGTATGGGAGCCGGAGCCCGCAACCGTTTATTTCTGGGAACGCTAA
- a CDS encoding GXGXG domain-containing protein, translated as MRTIDLSKSSLRELNEDLHRQDSGANEASWEVLNPRGAHAIAVGVDAPISVDVKGSVGYYCAGMNKQAAITVHGSAGPGVAENMMSGKVIIKGDASQYAGATGRGGMLVIEGNASSRCGISMKGIDIVVNGNIGHMSAFMAQSGHLVVCGDAGDALGDSIYEAKLFVRGKVKSLGADCIEKEMRPEHHETLTKLLKDAGLSNVKSSEFKRYGSARKLYNFNIDNADAY; from the coding sequence ATGAGAACGATCGATCTTTCGAAGAGTTCGTTGCGCGAGCTCAATGAAGACCTTCACCGACAGGACTCGGGAGCGAATGAGGCGTCCTGGGAAGTTTTAAATCCGCGCGGCGCGCACGCCATTGCGGTCGGCGTCGACGCGCCGATCTCCGTCGATGTAAAGGGTAGCGTCGGCTACTACTGCGCCGGCATGAACAAACAGGCGGCGATTACGGTTCACGGTTCTGCCGGTCCGGGCGTTGCTGAAAACATGATGTCGGGCAAGGTCATCATTAAGGGCGATGCCAGTCAGTATGCCGGAGCCACTGGTCGTGGCGGAATGCTCGTCATCGAAGGCAACGCCTCGTCGCGCTGCGGCATCTCGATGAAGGGTATCGACATCGTGGTCAACGGCAACATCGGCCATATGTCGGCGTTCATGGCACAGTCGGGCCATCTCGTCGTGTGCGGAGATGCAGGCGATGCGCTCGGTGACTCGATCTACGAAGCCAAGCTCTTCGTGCGCGGCAAGGTGAAGAGCCTCGGCGCCGACTGCATCGAGAAAGAAATGCGTCCCGAGCATCACGAAACGCTGACCAAGCTCCTCAAGGACGCTGGACTTTCTAACGTCAAATCGAGCGAGTTCAAGCGCTATGGCTCGGCCCGCAAGCTCTACAACTTCAACATCGACAACGCGGACGCATACTGA
- a CDS encoding FMN-binding glutamate synthase family protein, giving the protein MTYHNPQTTPRKSWTFDDYTLSEIRRAATTGIYDIRGGGTKRHLPHFDDLLFLGASISRYPLEGYREKCSTTVTLGTRFAKKPIELKIPVTIAGMSFGALSANAKEALGRGATIAGTSTTTGDGGMTPEERGQSKTLVYQYLPSRYGMNPDDLRKADAIEVVVGQGAKPGGGGMLLGQKISDRVAEMRNLPKGIDQRSACRHPDWTGPDDLEIKIIELREITDWEKPIYVKIGGTRPYYDTALAVKAGADVIVLDGMQGGTAATQEIFIEHVGLPILACIRPAVQALQDLGMHRKVQLIVSGGIRNGADAAKALALGADAVSIGAAALVALGDNDPSLNAEYAKLGTEAGCYDDWHEGKDPAGITTQDPDLAKHLDPVLAGRRLANFLKVMTLEIQTVARAAGHNNVHNLEPEDLCALTMEAAAMARVPLAGTAWIPGVNGSGGL; this is encoded by the coding sequence ATGACGTACCATAACCCACAGACCACGCCGCGGAAATCCTGGACATTCGACGATTATACGTTGTCGGAAATCCGGCGTGCGGCAACAACCGGCATCTACGATATCCGTGGTGGCGGAACCAAGCGGCATTTGCCGCACTTTGACGATCTTTTGTTCCTCGGTGCCTCGATTTCGCGTTATCCGCTTGAGGGGTATCGCGAGAAATGCTCGACTACGGTTACGCTCGGAACGAGGTTCGCGAAGAAGCCGATCGAACTCAAGATTCCGGTTACGATCGCAGGCATGAGCTTTGGCGCTCTTTCGGCCAATGCCAAGGAGGCACTAGGGCGCGGCGCGACCATCGCCGGCACGTCGACGACGACGGGTGACGGCGGCATGACGCCGGAAGAGCGCGGGCAATCGAAGACGCTCGTCTATCAATACCTGCCGTCACGCTACGGCATGAACCCCGACGATCTTCGCAAGGCCGATGCGATCGAAGTCGTTGTCGGCCAGGGTGCGAAGCCCGGCGGTGGCGGCATGCTGCTCGGTCAAAAAATTTCCGATCGTGTTGCGGAAATGCGAAATCTTCCGAAAGGTATCGACCAGCGGTCGGCCTGCCGCCATCCCGACTGGACAGGACCCGACGATCTCGAAATCAAAATCATCGAGCTGCGCGAAATTACCGACTGGGAGAAACCGATCTATGTGAAGATTGGTGGCACGCGGCCCTATTACGACACGGCTCTCGCAGTCAAAGCAGGTGCCGACGTCATCGTTCTCGACGGTATGCAGGGCGGTACGGCCGCAACGCAGGAAATCTTTATCGAACACGTTGGCCTGCCGATACTTGCATGCATTCGTCCGGCCGTTCAGGCGCTGCAGGATCTCGGTATGCATCGCAAGGTTCAGCTCATCGTTTCGGGCGGAATCAGGAACGGCGCCGATGCGGCCAAGGCGTTGGCTCTCGGGGCGGACGCGGTTTCGATCGGTGCCGCTGCTCTGGTGGCTCTTGGCGATAACGATCCCTCGCTTAATGCCGAATATGCGAAGCTCGGTACGGAAGCTGGTTGCTATGATGACTGGCATGAAGGCAAGGATCCCGCAGGCATCACCACGCAAGATCCAGATCTAGCCAAGCATCTCGATCCGGTTCTCGCCGGGCGGCGTCTCGCCAACTTCCTCAAGGTGATGACGCTCGAGATTCAGACGGTGGCTCGCGCCGCCGGCCATAATAACGTTCATAACCTGGAGCCGGAGGATCTCTGCGCTCTTACGATGGAAGCGGCGGCGATGGCGCGTGTACCTCTCGCCGGCACAGCTTGGATTCCTGGAGTGAATGGTTCGGGCGGCTTGTAA
- the glnT gene encoding type III glutamate--ammonia ligase: MPLDLAPTAQDLDLASIAKERGIRYFMISFTDLFGFQRAKLVPASAIADMQKDGAGFAGFATWLDMTPAHPDLFGLPDPTSLIQVPWNREIGWVAADLVMDDKPVAQAPRVVLKKLREQAAAKGLYVKTGVECEFFLTNAEGTQVSDGKDNAAKPCYDQQALMRRYDVIAEICDYMQELNWGAYQNDHEDANGQFEMNWNFDDTLLTADRHAFFKFMTRAIAEKHGLRATFMPKPFMNLTGNGCHAHISVWDKTGKVNAFYDSSDEMGLSKQGYNFLGGIMRHAEALAAITNPTVNSYKRINAPRTASGATWAPNSVTWTGNNRTHMVRVPGKGRFEIRLPDGAANPYLLQSVIIAAGLSGINKSADPGKRLDIDMYQDGHLVTDAPKLPLNLLDALRNFDKDQELKEALGVEFADSYIKMKMKEWNSYVSHLTQWERDHTLDI, from the coding sequence ATGCCCTTAGATCTAGCTCCGACTGCGCAAGATCTCGATCTCGCATCGATCGCGAAAGAGCGTGGCATCCGCTATTTTATGATTTCGTTCACGGACCTGTTCGGCTTTCAGCGCGCCAAGCTCGTCCCTGCATCGGCGATTGCCGATATGCAGAAGGACGGCGCAGGCTTTGCCGGGTTTGCGACGTGGCTCGACATGACCCCTGCGCATCCCGATCTATTTGGCCTTCCTGACCCGACGTCGCTGATCCAGGTTCCGTGGAACCGGGAAATCGGCTGGGTAGCTGCCGATCTCGTCATGGATGATAAGCCCGTTGCACAGGCGCCGCGCGTCGTCCTGAAAAAGCTCAGGGAGCAGGCTGCTGCGAAAGGTCTCTACGTCAAGACCGGCGTCGAATGCGAATTTTTCCTGACCAATGCCGAGGGCACGCAGGTGTCCGACGGCAAAGACAATGCTGCGAAGCCCTGCTACGATCAGCAGGCCCTGATGCGCCGCTATGACGTGATCGCGGAAATCTGCGATTACATGCAGGAACTCAACTGGGGTGCCTACCAGAACGACCACGAGGATGCGAACGGCCAGTTCGAGATGAACTGGAACTTCGACGATACCCTGCTGACCGCAGACCGCCATGCGTTCTTCAAGTTCATGACGCGCGCGATCGCCGAGAAGCACGGACTGCGCGCGACGTTCATGCCGAAGCCGTTCATGAACCTCACCGGCAATGGCTGCCACGCGCATATCTCGGTCTGGGATAAGACAGGCAAGGTCAACGCCTTCTATGACTCGTCGGACGAGATGGGGTTGTCGAAGCAGGGCTATAACTTCCTTGGCGGTATCATGCGCCACGCGGAAGCCCTTGCTGCCATCACGAACCCGACCGTCAACTCGTATAAGCGCATCAACGCGCCGCGAACGGCGTCCGGTGCGACATGGGCGCCCAATTCGGTGACATGGACGGGCAACAACCGGACGCACATGGTTCGTGTTCCGGGCAAGGGGCGCTTCGAGATCCGGTTGCCGGATGGCGCCGCCAATCCGTATCTGCTGCAATCCGTTATCATTGCTGCCGGTCTCAGTGGCATCAATAAGTCGGCTGATCCGGGTAAGCGTCTGGACATTGATATGTACCAGGACGGTCATCTCGTGACGGATGCGCCGAAGCTGCCGCTCAATCTGCTCGATGCTTTGAGAAACTTCGATAAAGATCAGGAGCTCAAGGAAGCGCTGGGTGTGGAATTTGCCGACTCTTACATCAAGATGAAGATGAAAGAGTGGAATTCCTACGTGTCTCACCTGACCCAGTGGGAGCGCGACCACACGCTCGACATCTGA
- a CDS encoding type 1 glutamine amidotransferase, which produces MKILVLQHVDVEHPGIFRDFFKADGLGWDTVELDAGDPLPDVSAYDLMVVMGGPQDVWQEDRYPWLVAEKAAIRKFVVDLGRPYLGICLGHQLLAAAVGGEVAPGKTPEVGISTVKQTQAGHDDPIFRGIADPVDVLQWHGAEVVRLPDDVHVLASSDACAVQAFRYRDSAYGFQFHVEITEQTVSDWAAIPVYAQALDAALGQGAAGRLKSEVAAKLPAFNRTAKTIYDNFKGVLRQAGLVHAQK; this is translated from the coding sequence ATGAAAATTCTCGTTTTGCAGCACGTGGACGTTGAGCATCCCGGTATTTTCCGGGACTTCTTCAAAGCCGACGGTCTCGGCTGGGATACCGTCGAGCTCGATGCCGGCGATCCATTACCGGACGTCTCTGCCTACGACCTCATGGTCGTTATGGGCGGCCCGCAGGACGTTTGGCAAGAAGACCGATACCCGTGGCTCGTCGCCGAGAAGGCCGCAATCCGCAAATTCGTTGTCGATCTAGGCCGGCCCTATCTCGGGATATGCCTCGGGCACCAGTTGCTGGCTGCCGCCGTCGGAGGCGAGGTCGCTCCGGGAAAGACACCCGAAGTCGGCATTTCAACGGTCAAGCAGACGCAAGCGGGTCATGACGATCCGATTTTCCGTGGTATTGCGGACCCGGTCGACGTCCTGCAATGGCATGGTGCCGAGGTTGTCAGGCTGCCTGACGACGTACATGTGCTCGCATCATCGGATGCTTGTGCAGTTCAGGCTTTCCGCTATCGCGATAGCGCCTACGGTTTTCAGTTTCACGTCGAGATAACGGAGCAGACGGTTTCCGACTGGGCTGCGATACCGGTCTATGCGCAGGCTCTCGATGCAGCACTCGGGCAGGGCGCGGCCGGCCGGTTGAAATCGGAGGTCGCAGCAAAGCTGCCGGCTTTCAATCGAACCGCAAAAACCATCTACGATAATTTTAAAGGCGTTTTGCGGCAGGCTGGATTGGTACACGCTCAAAAGTAG